Genomic segment of Xanthomonas sp. DAR 35659:
CGGCCAGGGCCGTGGCCAGTTCGCCGAGCGAGCGCTCGGACTGCAGGTATTCGAAACCCGGCGACAGCGACAGCCGCAGCACGCCTTCGGCATGGCTGACGAAGGCGGAGTTGGCGGCCAGTTGCCGCGAGGGTCCGGTCAGGCCGCAGGTGGCGACCAGTTCCAGCCAGTCCTCGGCCGCATGCAGCACGCGCGGTGCGGCGTAGTCGGGCGGCGTGCGCTCGGCGACGGCCAGCGGCGGCACCATCGCCATTTCCGGCTCGGCCAGGGCAGCAGGCGCCTCGGCATTCGCCATCGACGGCCTGGCTTGCTGCGTGGGCGCTGCTTCTGCGGTATCCCATGGCGGATCGAGCACGGCCGGCGCCGCAACTGGCGCAGGCGCAGGCGCAGGCGCGGGGCGGGACGCAGGAGTAGCCGCCACCGGGGTCGGCGTCGGCGTCGGCGTCGGCGTCGGCGCCATCATCGGGGCAGCGGGCGGCGCGGTGCGCGCAAGCTCCACGGCATCTGGGGCCACGGCCCCGGTCGCCGACGCGGCGGCAGGCGCCGACGCCGCCACCGGCGCGCCGGACGCGCGACCTTCCGCGGTCGCACCCGACGCGGCGCCAGCCGGCAGCGACGCCGCGCCGGCCGGGCGGAACGCCAGCATGCGCAGCACCGCCATCTCGAACCCGGCGCGCGGGCTCGGCGCCAGATACAGGTCGCGACGGCCGTTCAAGGCCATCTGATACCACAGCTGCACGACCTCCGGACGCAGCCGCTCGGCGAACGGCGCCGGGTCCAGGCCATCCACCGCGGCGGCCGCCGCGCCCGGCACCAGTTGCCGCACCTGGATGCGGTGTAGCGCCTCGGCCAGCGCCTCCAGCACCCCGCTCCAGTCCGGCGAGAACTCGGCCAACGTGGCGACCACCTGCAGCAGGCGCTGCCCGTCGCCATCGGCCAGCGCCTCCAGCATCGCCCCGACCTGGGTACGGTCGACCGTGCCCAGCATCGCCCGCACCACCTCGTCGCGCAGCGCGCCGCCGGCGTAGGCGATGGCCTGGTCGAGCAGCGACAGCCCGTCGCGCAGGCTACCGTCGGCCGCCTTGGCCAGCTGCACGATCGCCGAGGCATCGACCTCGATCTGCTCGGCGGCCAGGATCCTGGTCATCTGCCCCTGGATCTGCTCCTCGTCCAGACGCTTGAGGTTGAACTGCAGGCAGCGCGACAGCACCGTCACCGGCAGCTTCTGCGGGTCGGTGGTGGCGAGCAGGAACTTCACGTGCTCCGGCGGCTCTTCCAGCGTCTTCAGCAGCGCGTTGAACGCCGCCTTGGACAGCATATGCACCTCGTCGATCAGGTAGACCTTGAACTTGCCGCGCGAGGGCATGTACTGCGCGTTCTCGATCACCTCGCGCACGTCGTCCACACCGGTGTTGGACGCGGCGTCGATCTCCAGCAGGTCGATGTAGCGGCCGGCGTCGATGTCCAGGCACGCCGGGCACTGTCCGCACGGGTCGGCGCTGGTGCCCTGCTCGCAGTTCAGCGACTTGGCGAAGATGCGCGCGATGGTGGTCTTGCCGACGCCCCGGGTGCCGGTGAACAGGAACGCGTGGTGCACGCGCCCGCTGTCCAGCGCATTGGTGAGCGCGCGGACCACGTGCTCCTGCCCCACCAACTCGGCAAAACGCTTGGGGCGCCACTTGCGGGCGAGAACGAGATAGGACATCAGGCAACCGTCTTCATCTGAACCGCCATTGTGCCATGCCAGGCCAGCGCGATCGTTCAGCCGTCCGCCGTCGGGCCCCGCGAGCGCACCGCCCAACCGCCGCGCGACGCGGGGATGCGAAACCGCGCTCGCGGCCCATCATGAACGACGCCGTGAACGCCAACCGCGGCGCCCGCCGACGGCTCAGCTTGTGGACGACGCCCATGACGGCTAGAATTCCCGCCCTTGTCCGGACCGTATGGCCCGTGCAAGACCCGGAGAGGTGTCCGAGTGGTTGAAGGAGCACGCCTGGAAAGTGTGTAAGCGTCTAAACCGCGCTTCGGGGGTTCGAATCCCCCTCTCTCCGCCAGATTACGCAAACCCCTGAGAAATCAGGGGTTTTTTGTTAGCGTAAAACTGGGCTGCAGACGCGCAAGTCGGGACACACGACGCCCATGCGCATTCCTCACCATCTCGTTCGAGCCCCCTCCGGCCTCTGGTCGTATCGCCAGCGTGTCCCGGTCGATGTGCAACCCATCTTGGGCCGCCAAACCTTCAAACGCACTCTGCACACCTACGACATGCGGGAAGCACGGCTGCGCGCGCTGACCCTGGCCGCCCGGTATGCTCAAGTCTTCCGTGTGTTGAGGGAACGACGCATGCAGACCCGGGACGACGACTTGGATGCGCTACTCGCGCGCCTGACCGGCGCCGAATGCCCGCAGGAACTGACGCTGAAGAGGACACGCTCGGCGGACGGGTCGATCACCGAGCAATGGCAGATCGACACCCCCGAGGACGTCACCCTCTACCAGCAACTCATGACGCTCACGGCTCCCCAACCCAGCGCCTTGGGAGAGCTGATTCATCAGCACGTGCCGCCCCTCCCGACGCCGGGGCGAACGACGAAGCCCGCCATCGAGACGATCACCCTGGGCAAGGCCAGGGATGCTTGGCTGGATAGCATCAAGACCAGCACGCTGCCCAAGACCTGGACCATCAAGCGGACTGCCATCGACCTGCTGACCCGCTTCCTCGGAGAAAAGACCAAGCTGCACACCATCACCCGCTCGGACCTGGCCCGGTGGTATCAGCACATGCGCGACAACAAGGCCTCAACCCCGACCCTGACCAACAAGCAGTCCTACATCGGCGGCAAGGGCGGGTTCTTCGAATGGGCCCAGGCATCCGGTCACTACCCGAAAGGCGACAACCCTGCATCCGGCCATGTCAGCTACTCAACTCGGGAGAAGCGGACCCGGCGCAAGTTCGGCTTCAAAGCCTACGACGCCCATCAGGTCCAGGCGTTGTTTGCCCCGGCCGCCTTCGAGGCCCTGTCCCTGGCCGCCCGGTGGGCTGCGCTTATTGGGCTCTATACAGGGGCCCGCGCCTCGGAGGTCGGCCAACTGCTGACCGCCGACGTATTGGAGGACGGCGGCCTCCCCTGTATCCAGATTTCGGACGAGGGCGAGCATCAGAAGGTGAAGACGGACGTAAGCTTAAGGACCGTGCCGATCCACCCTGACCTACTTGCCCTGGGCTTCCTGGATTGGGTCGAGCAGGCGCGCGCCGAGGGGCAAGAACGCTTGTTCCCAGCGGCCAAAGCCGATGCCAAGAACGGCCAGGGCAACTGGATCTCCAAAGCGTTTAGCCGGCACCTGGCCGAGGTGGGCAAGAACTGGCCCACCGCCAAGCGCGGCTTCCACTCGTTGCGCAAGACCCTGATCCAAGAATTGCAGGGCGCCGGCGTGGTGTCCGAACTCAGGGCTCAGTTGGTCGGCCATGAACTGGATGACGAACACCATGCCACTTACAGCCGCGACTTCACCGCCAAAGAAAAGCTGGAAGGACTGGGGGCTCACTCCCCTGGCCTTCGGACGCTGGACTACGGACTCAACCTTCAAACGCTGCGCCCTTTGGTCAATCCGAACCTGTTGCCCGAAGGCAGCCGTCCCACGAAGCGTCACAAAGCAAGGAGCAACGCGTGAGCATGCACCCGGTCGATACACGGGTCGCCGTCCTTCTGGATTGCGACAACGTTCCACCCGAGGTCGTGGACCACGCTCTCCTCATGGCCGCCCAGTTCGGGCGGATTGTGGTGCGCCGTGGCTATGGCAACCACTCCACGCTGGCCAAGCGCTGGCAGGAGACCTTGGTCCGACAGGCCTTCACTCCATGCCTCCAATACCAATATGCCGCCGGAAAAAACACCGCTGACATGGCATTGGCCTTGGACGCCTTGGAGGCAATGTTCGATCAACGAGCGGACACCTTTTGCCTAGTGACCAGCGACTCTGACTTTGCCTACCTTTGCCGCAAGCTTCGAGAACGAGGAGCCACCGTCTGCATCGTGGGGGAAGAAAAAACACCCGAGGCATTGCGCAATGCCTGCGACCAGTTCTTCGAGTGGAGACCTTCAGACCAGAAACCCGAAATGGAGGAGCAGGTGCCGGTCCTGAAAGAACAATCACAAACAAAGGTTGACCCACAAAAACCGCTACCAAAGCGCCGCCCCCGCTTCCTGGTTGATGCCGTTGCCCTTCTAGCCGACGGCAGCGCGGATGGAAAAGTCGTCGTCAGTGCGCTTGGCAGCTACTTGAAACGAACAGACCCCTCATTCTCACCAAATG
This window contains:
- the dnaX gene encoding DNA polymerase III subunit gamma/tau, whose protein sequence is MSYLVLARKWRPKRFAELVGQEHVVRALTNALDSGRVHHAFLFTGTRGVGKTTIARIFAKSLNCEQGTSADPCGQCPACLDIDAGRYIDLLEIDAASNTGVDDVREVIENAQYMPSRGKFKVYLIDEVHMLSKAAFNALLKTLEEPPEHVKFLLATTDPQKLPVTVLSRCLQFNLKRLDEEQIQGQMTRILAAEQIEVDASAIVQLAKAADGSLRDGLSLLDQAIAYAGGALRDEVVRAMLGTVDRTQVGAMLEALADGDGQRLLQVVATLAEFSPDWSGVLEALAEALHRIQVRQLVPGAAAAAVDGLDPAPFAERLRPEVVQLWYQMALNGRRDLYLAPSPRAGFEMAVLRMLAFRPAGAASLPAGAASGATAEGRASGAPVAASAPAAASATGAVAPDAVELARTAPPAAPMMAPTPTPTPTPTPVAATPASRPAPAPAPAPVAAPAVLDPPWDTAEAAPTQQARPSMANAEAPAALAEPEMAMVPPLAVAERTPPDYAAPRVLHAAEDWLELVATCGLTGPSRQLAANSAFVSHAEGVLRLSLSPGFEYLQSERSLGELATALAAALGSTPKIVIESGIAVDAETLHERSHRQRGERQNAAEAAFMNDPAVQALLQQQGARVVPDSIRPYQE
- a CDS encoding NYN domain-containing protein, with the translated sequence MHPVDTRVAVLLDCDNVPPEVVDHALLMAAQFGRIVVRRGYGNHSTLAKRWQETLVRQAFTPCLQYQYAAGKNTADMALALDALEAMFDQRADTFCLVTSDSDFAYLCRKLRERGATVCIVGEEKTPEALRNACDQFFEWRPSDQKPEMEEQVPVLKEQSQTKVDPQKPLPKRRPRFLVDAVALLADGSADGKVVVSALGSYLKRTDPSFSPNAYGHSGLLSMIKTYDLLTASQAPGGHWLVKLAPQTESIDT
- a CDS encoding DUF6538 domain-containing protein; translated protein: MRIPHHLVRAPSGLWSYRQRVPVDVQPILGRQTFKRTLHTYDMREARLRALTLAARYAQVFRVLRERRMQTRDDDLDALLARLTGAECPQELTLKRTRSADGSITEQWQIDTPEDVTLYQQLMTLTAPQPSALGELIHQHVPPLPTPGRTTKPAIETITLGKARDAWLDSIKTSTLPKTWTIKRTAIDLLTRFLGEKTKLHTITRSDLARWYQHMRDNKASTPTLTNKQSYIGGKGGFFEWAQASGHYPKGDNPASGHVSYSTREKRTRRKFGFKAYDAHQVQALFAPAAFEALSLAARWAALIGLYTGARASEVGQLLTADVLEDGGLPCIQISDEGEHQKVKTDVSLRTVPIHPDLLALGFLDWVEQARAEGQERLFPAAKADAKNGQGNWISKAFSRHLAEVGKNWPTAKRGFHSLRKTLIQELQGAGVVSELRAQLVGHELDDEHHATYSRDFTAKEKLEGLGAHSPGLRTLDYGLNLQTLRPLVNPNLLPEGSRPTKRHKARSNA